From Lolium perenne isolate Kyuss_39 chromosome 5, Kyuss_2.0, whole genome shotgun sequence, a single genomic window includes:
- the LOC127304810 gene encoding tau-cadinol synthase, which yields MAYSQHATVPNTAPVFHPTVWGEFFIDNSPEILQMSEEWMTDRSNQLKEKVLGILEACSTIVDQLDLVDTLQHLSIDHHFNEQIVSILRNIHASESNSSNLHEVALRFRLLRQHGLWVSPDVFNKFKDGDGAFNVHISNDPRGLLSLYNASYLLTHGETGLEESILFARQHLESMESDLKPPLAEQVRRSLQLPLPKTLKRVEALHYMSEYKDEPMHNSSILELAKLDFNLLQRLHWKELKALSRWWRDLYKEVGLTYSRDRVVECYLWSYTAYYEQEYSRARIILAKIVAIIIMTDDTYDVRASLMECRQLNEAIQRWEESAISLLPEYLKKFYLKLISTFQDFENELKQDEKYRVSFSIKAFQVLSINYLQEAEWSHHNYKPRFNDQVEVSSICSGAPLACVGLFVGMGDTATKEVLEWALGCTDAVKASAVVTRLLNDIASFKRGKNKNDVASSVECYISEHGVTGDVAIAKIGSMIEDAWKTTNQARFELAELFPAVQRVANVSISMWFMYANQKDAFTFSNGLDRTIRCMFVNPIRF from the exons ATGGCTTACTCCCAGCATGCAACCGTTCCAAATACGGCGCCTGTGTTTCATCCCACGGTATGGGGTGAGTTTTTCATCGACAACAGTCCAGAAATATTACAG ATGTCCGAGGAATGGATGACAGATAGATCCAATCAATTGAAGGAGAAGGTGCTTGGGATACTTGAAGCTTGCAGTACAATAGTTGATCAACTGGATCTTGTGGACACTCTCCAACATCTAAGTATAGATCATCATTTCAATGAACAAATTGTCTCCATATTAAGAAACATACATGCTTCGGAATCCAATAGCTCCAACCTTCATGAGGTTGCTCTTCGATTCCGCTTACTGAGGCAACATGGACTCTGGGTATCTCCGG ATGTATTCAACAAGTTCAAAGACGGAGATGGGGCGTTCAATGTTCACATCAGTAATGACCCAAGGGGTCTCCTAAGTTTATACAACGCATCATATCTTTTAACTCATGGAGAGACGGGACTTGAAGAAAGTATCTTGTTTGCAAGGCAACACCTTGAGTCGATGGAAAGTGACCTCAAGCCCCCATTGGCTGAGCAAGTCCGACGTTCTCTTCAGTTACCACTGCCTAAGACTTTGAAGAGAGTAGAGGCGCTACATTATATGTCAGAATACAAAGACGAACCTATGCACAATTCTTCAATTCTAGAATTAGCAAAACTGGATTTTAACCTTCTGCAACGCCTCCACTGGAAGGAGCTAAAGGCTCTCTCGAG GTGGTGGAGAGATCTTTACAAAGAAGTGGGGCTAACTTACTCACGGGACCGTGTAGTTGAGTGCTACTTGTGGTCATACACTGCATACTATGAGCAAGAGTATTCACGTGCAAGAATTATTCTAGCCAAAATAGTTGCAATTATAATCATGACAGATGACACTTATGATGTGCGTGCTAGTTTGATGGAGTGTAGGCAACTCAATGAAGCTATACAAAG ATGGGAGGAGAGTGCCATTTCTCTTCTACCAGAGTACCTCAAGAAGTTCTACCTCAAGCTGATAAGCACATTTCAAGACTTTGAGAACGAGTTGAAACAAGATGAGAAGTATCGTGTATCTTTTAGCATAAAAGCG TTTCAAGTATTATCAATTAACTATCTCCAAGAAGCTGAATGGTCTCATCATAATTACAAGCCAAGATTTAATGATCAAGTGGAGGTATCTAGTATATGCTCCGGTGCACCACTGGCATGTGTTGGCTTGTTTGTTGGTATGGGTGATACTGCAACCAAGGAGGTACTCGAATGGGCACTCGGTTGTACGGATGCTGTCAAGGCTTCTGCAGTGGTGACACGATTATTGAATGACATTGCTTCATTTAAG CGTGGAAAGAACAAAAACGATGTGGCCAGTTCAGTGGAATGTTATATTAGTGAGCATGGTGTGACAGGTGATGTTGCCATTGCCAAGATAGGTTCTATGATTGAGGATGCATGGAAGACTACAAACCAAGCACGCTTTGAGCTCGCTGAGCTATTTCCTGCGGTACAACGAGTCGCGAATGTATCAATCAGCATGTGGTTCATGTACGCCAACCAGAAGGATGCTTTTACATTCAGCAATGGTCTTGACAGGACGATTAGGTGTATGTTTGTCAATCCTATTCGCTTCTAG